Proteins encoded in a region of the Candidatus Zixiibacteriota bacterium genome:
- a CDS encoding sodium:solute symporter family protein — MTVSLHPVDWVIIGAFFVVQGYIGFRRSRRDRSTPDAADYLIGGRRLTLPAFVASLVSTWYGGILGVGEYSYLYGISNWLVFGLPYYLWAAVFALFLARKARETQFVSLPDHLQQAYGRGAAVAGALVVFVMTVPAAYVLMLGDLVRLLLGWPLWIGASVGALVSIVYLLTGGFRAAIRADILQFLCMFGGFALILPFAIGHYGGWSYLAESLPATHLTWHGGNSGWFVLSWYFIALATLVEPAFYQRCYATRTVGTARRGIFWSIAFWIVFDFMTTTTGLYARAALTDLETPQMAYPALASLVLPPGIAGLFFVGLLATVVSTVDSYMFIAAVALGYDLIARVKPLTQRGIRTATRYAIVVAAIGAVALALLSRSVISIWRDLGSIGVPMLLLPVLLTFYSKRPTLTAPAVVIWIVAPGAVSGIWVLWRGLYGSYPLSAEPIFPGLVISVTILLVGWLRAERAADTSAT, encoded by the coding sequence ATGACGGTGTCTCTCCATCCGGTCGACTGGGTCATCATCGGGGCGTTCTTTGTCGTCCAGGGGTATATCGGATTCCGTCGATCCCGCAGGGACCGTTCCACGCCCGACGCAGCCGACTACCTGATCGGCGGCCGTCGGCTGACGCTGCCGGCGTTTGTCGCTTCTCTCGTGTCGACATGGTACGGCGGCATTCTCGGCGTCGGTGAGTATTCGTATTTGTACGGCATTTCCAATTGGCTGGTATTCGGGCTGCCCTATTACCTGTGGGCGGCTGTCTTTGCGCTTTTTCTGGCGAGAAAGGCGCGCGAAACGCAGTTTGTCTCGCTACCTGACCATCTGCAGCAGGCGTACGGTCGGGGTGCTGCCGTGGCGGGCGCGTTGGTCGTGTTTGTCATGACGGTGCCGGCGGCCTACGTGCTGATGCTCGGGGATCTTGTGCGGCTTTTGCTGGGATGGCCGTTGTGGATCGGCGCATCGGTCGGGGCCTTAGTTTCGATCGTCTACCTGCTGACCGGGGGATTTCGCGCGGCGATCCGTGCCGACATTCTGCAGTTTTTGTGTATGTTCGGCGGATTCGCTCTGATCCTGCCGTTTGCAATCGGCCACTACGGCGGCTGGTCGTACCTCGCGGAGAGTCTGCCCGCAACGCATCTGACCTGGCACGGCGGCAATTCGGGATGGTTTGTCCTGTCGTGGTACTTCATCGCGCTGGCGACATTGGTCGAACCGGCGTTCTATCAACGCTGCTACGCGACCCGCACGGTGGGGACTGCGCGTCGCGGCATCTTCTGGTCGATCGCCTTTTGGATCGTTTTCGATTTCATGACAACAACGACCGGTCTGTATGCGCGCGCGGCGCTGACCGACCTGGAGACGCCGCAGATGGCGTATCCGGCGCTGGCGTCGCTCGTGCTGCCGCCGGGCATCGCCGGGTTGTTCTTCGTCGGGTTACTCGCCACGGTCGTTTCGACGGTCGATTCCTACATGTTCATCGCGGCGGTCGCACTCGGGTACGATCTGATCGCCCGTGTCAAACCGTTGACGCAGCGCGGAATCCGAACGGCTACGCGCTATGCAATCGTCGTCGCGGCAATCGGTGCTGTGGCATTGGCGCTGTTGTCACGATCGGTGATTTCGATCTGGCGCGATTTGGGATCGATCGGTGTGCCGATGCTCCTGCTGCCCGTACTGTTGACGTTCTACAGTAAGCGGCCAACACTCACGGCGCCCGCCGTGGTCATTTGGATTGTCGCGCCGGGCGCAGTGTCGGGAATCTGGGTCTTGTGGAGAGGCCTCTACGGGAGCTATCCGCTGTCAGCCGAACCGATCTTCCCCGGTCTGGTCATTTCAGTGACGATCCTTCTGGTGGGATGGCTGCGCGCGGAACGGGCGGCCGACACATCGGCGACGTGA
- a CDS encoding NADH-quinone oxidoreductase subunit N has protein sequence MNISAILPEVVLAIGAALVMTIDAMTGGRRNIGWLAALTVMVAGGVVISQFNQIEAGFDGMVLADRFAHLMRLVIYLGTLLALLTAIGAWNARGSSSVFGAEHYGLLLIAVVGMDLLVLSADMTILFLGLEILSIPLYGMAAGRLGSDRSVEAGAKYFLNGAFASGFVLFGIALVYGAAGTFSYEQIGRTLLLDGDATAPLWWIGGLLIAVGFFFKIAAAPFHAWAPDVYTGAPTPTVAFFAAAPKVAALGLLVRLTQTMFVDLPMQQLLWGVAWLSMLVGNLLALRQRELKRLLAYSGIAHMGYALVALVAGGSGAVGAIGFYLLGYTGMAVGSFAVACAVGYDGGEVTLERLAGLGKRQPWTAAMMSVFMFALAGIPPTVGFVGKFVLFSEAVGAGHWPLVIWAVLFSALSLYYYLRVVVAMWMWEATEDTVESSAGHAALRPVLVLASLITLIPGVFPQYFLAVASKSLFWLS, from the coding sequence TTGGCTGGCGGCGCTGACTGTCATGGTCGCCGGTGGCGTGGTGATCTCCCAGTTCAATCAAATCGAAGCCGGATTCGACGGCATGGTCTTGGCCGACCGATTCGCGCACCTGATGCGCTTGGTCATCTATCTCGGGACGCTGCTGGCTCTGCTGACGGCAATCGGAGCTTGGAACGCGCGCGGATCGTCATCAGTCTTCGGTGCCGAACACTACGGGCTGCTGCTCATCGCCGTCGTGGGAATGGACCTGCTGGTCCTCAGCGCCGATATGACGATTCTGTTTCTGGGCCTGGAAATCCTCTCCATACCGCTGTATGGCATGGCAGCGGGACGGCTTGGTTCGGATCGGTCGGTCGAGGCGGGCGCGAAGTATTTTCTCAATGGGGCGTTCGCGTCCGGATTCGTGCTCTTCGGTATCGCGCTGGTCTACGGCGCGGCCGGCACATTCTCCTATGAACAGATTGGCCGCACGCTGCTGCTGGATGGCGATGCCACGGCGCCGTTGTGGTGGATCGGCGGATTGCTCATCGCGGTCGGCTTCTTCTTCAAGATCGCCGCGGCGCCGTTTCATGCGTGGGCGCCCGACGTCTACACGGGTGCGCCGACTCCGACTGTGGCATTCTTCGCGGCCGCTCCCAAGGTTGCGGCGCTCGGCCTGCTCGTACGGCTGACGCAGACAATGTTCGTCGATCTGCCGATGCAGCAATTGTTGTGGGGGGTCGCCTGGCTCTCGATGCTGGTCGGCAACCTGCTGGCGCTGCGTCAACGTGAGCTCAAACGCCTCTTGGCGTACTCCGGCATCGCGCACATGGGATATGCGCTCGTAGCGCTCGTGGCCGGCGGCAGCGGTGCGGTCGGCGCGATCGGATTCTACCTGCTCGGTTACACCGGCATGGCGGTCGGCAGCTTTGCGGTGGCCTGTGCGGTCGGTTACGACGGAGGGGAAGTCACCCTCGAGCGGCTCGCCGGTTTGGGCAAACGCCAGCCGTGGACCGCGGCGATGATGTCGGTCTTCATGTTTGCACTGGCGGGCATTCCACCGACGGTCGGGTTTGTCGGCAAATTCGTTCTCTTCAGCGAGGCGGTCGGGGCCGGGCACTGGCCGCTCGTGATCTGGGCCGTGCTGTTTTCCGCGTTGTCACTGTACTATTACCTGCGCGTCGTCGTGGCAATGTGGATGTGGGAGGCAACCGAGGACACGGTCGAATCCTCGGCCGGACATGCCGCACTGCGCCCGGTGCTGGTGCTCGCTTCGCTCATTACGCTCATTCCCGGCGTGTTCCCTCAATATTTTCTCGCGGTAGCGTCAAAGTCGCTTTTCTGGCTATCTTAG
- a CDS encoding TonB-dependent receptor, which yields MFAQFGQRVRIAFTGCLAPLILASIADAAQLRGVIIDAASGRPVPAATVTIVDAQQSLAADRNGEFLFKDVAEGAFGIEIRHVGYATRTLSVVPGPDVLRIEIEPTVLSGEEVVVTSHRAVRGQSPVAFDNITQEEIRRTYHAQDVPMVLTESPGVYAYSDNGNGIGYSYLFVRGFAQRRVSVLINGVPLNDPESHEVYWIDLPDLLESVEDVQLQRGVGTTLYGSNSIGGTVNLVTDQLTGPRRIVVNSGFGSYDTRKFSVALNSGLIDGQHAVYGRFSRIVSEGYRDNAWTDLWSYFLGAARHDAQWTNRLYVFGGPEQTHLAYQGIPRRFIDGDTSFVWEIDGGTISPSGVAEGDRRFNPILWGGETDNFNQPQYQWLTEFRPSDQWTLENTLYYIKGEGFYDQRRFDRDFGEYQLTPFMDIEVNDDNGEIKIDTVLIDLAEQLVRRRWVENDFWGIVPRATHHHDYGTLSFGAELRRLTADHWGEVKSANPAPEDFVPDQRYYSYKGAQTVASLFGQEILTPFPEVTLTGAVSYAFKRYERYDDGFPNIWGQRVTHTTDYHFISPRLGITARPHARASMFGSVSYNEQEPTNDEIFDVQDYYANVADFFDDTATLADGTIEGHDPIMKPERLLDFELGASLNQPHWRAEINLFHMRFHDEIVFNGQINDDGVPIRANAPRSTHQGIELSANADLGQGLSVSGNLSLSDNSFDEFDLYLYDYDTGEGSVVDLSGKTLALFPNRLANVRANYEHPYIGLSAHIYHVGPIFIDNSNEDASLIDARTVFNLRGEAKLQKLVGWPGVSAYIHVNNVFDAEYEAGGYWDGDYLFIPAAKRNFFAGLRAVL from the coding sequence ATGTTTGCCCAGTTCGGCCAACGAGTCAGAATCGCTTTTACGGGCTGCCTCGCTCCGCTGATACTCGCATCAATCGCCGACGCGGCACAACTGCGCGGTGTCATTATCGACGCGGCCAGCGGCCGGCCCGTCCCAGCGGCCACGGTCACTATCGTCGATGCGCAACAATCGTTGGCGGCGGATCGCAACGGAGAGTTCCTGTTCAAGGATGTTGCAGAGGGGGCATTTGGGATTGAAATCCGTCATGTCGGGTACGCCACCAGGACGTTGTCGGTTGTCCCGGGACCCGATGTCCTCAGGATCGAAATCGAGCCGACCGTGCTGTCCGGCGAAGAGGTCGTGGTCACGTCGCATCGGGCTGTGCGCGGGCAATCGCCGGTCGCGTTCGACAACATCACGCAGGAAGAAATCCGGCGGACCTACCACGCACAGGACGTGCCCATGGTGTTGACCGAATCGCCGGGCGTGTATGCGTACTCGGACAACGGCAACGGAATCGGGTATTCATACCTGTTCGTGCGCGGATTTGCGCAGCGGCGGGTTTCGGTGCTCATCAACGGTGTTCCTCTCAACGATCCCGAATCGCACGAGGTTTACTGGATCGACCTGCCCGACTTGCTGGAGAGCGTCGAGGACGTGCAGCTTCAGCGCGGCGTCGGCACGACGCTGTATGGATCAAACTCCATCGGGGGTACGGTCAATCTGGTGACCGACCAATTGACGGGGCCGCGGCGCATTGTGGTCAATTCCGGTTTCGGATCGTATGATACCCGCAAATTCAGCGTCGCGCTGAATTCGGGACTGATCGACGGCCAGCATGCGGTCTACGGCCGGTTTTCGCGGATCGTCTCCGAAGGTTACCGTGACAACGCCTGGACCGATCTGTGGTCATACTTCCTGGGTGCGGCGCGACATGACGCGCAATGGACCAATCGGCTGTATGTTTTCGGCGGTCCCGAACAGACGCATCTGGCTTATCAGGGGATTCCGCGCCGATTCATTGACGGGGACACGTCATTTGTGTGGGAGATCGACGGCGGGACCATCTCGCCGAGCGGTGTTGCCGAAGGCGATCGGCGTTTCAATCCCATTCTGTGGGGCGGCGAAACCGACAACTTCAATCAGCCGCAGTACCAATGGCTCACCGAGTTTCGTCCCAGTGACCAGTGGACGCTGGAAAACACGCTCTACTACATCAAGGGCGAAGGTTTCTACGATCAGCGGCGGTTCGACCGCGACTTCGGCGAGTACCAGTTGACGCCGTTTATGGACATCGAGGTGAATGACGACAACGGCGAGATCAAGATCGATACCGTTCTGATCGATCTCGCCGAACAACTGGTACGGCGACGCTGGGTTGAGAATGACTTTTGGGGGATTGTGCCGCGCGCCACACACCATCACGACTATGGAACACTGAGCTTCGGCGCCGAGCTGAGGCGATTGACCGCCGATCACTGGGGCGAAGTCAAATCGGCTAATCCCGCCCCGGAGGACTTTGTCCCGGACCAGCGATACTATTCGTACAAAGGCGCCCAGACGGTGGCGTCGTTGTTCGGACAGGAGATCCTGACGCCGTTTCCGGAAGTGACATTGACGGGCGCTGTGTCATACGCATTCAAACGTTACGAGCGCTACGACGACGGATTCCCGAACATTTGGGGACAGCGAGTGACGCACACGACCGACTATCATTTCATCTCACCGCGCCTGGGAATCACCGCTCGGCCACACGCCCGGGCGAGCATGTTCGGCAGCGTGAGTTATAATGAGCAGGAACCGACCAACGACGAAATCTTCGACGTGCAGGACTACTACGCCAACGTTGCAGACTTCTTCGACGATACGGCAACGCTGGCAGACGGAACGATCGAAGGACACGACCCGATCATGAAGCCGGAGCGGTTGCTGGACTTCGAGTTGGGCGCCTCACTGAATCAGCCGCACTGGCGGGCGGAGATCAATTTGTTCCACATGCGCTTCCACGATGAGATCGTGTTCAACGGACAGATCAACGATGACGGGGTGCCGATTCGGGCCAACGCGCCGCGGTCGACCCATCAAGGGATCGAGCTGTCGGCCAATGCCGATTTGGGGCAGGGTCTCTCCGTTTCCGGGAACCTGTCGCTATCGGACAACAGTTTCGATGAATTCGATCTGTATCTGTACGACTACGACACCGGCGAGGGTTCGGTTGTCGATCTGTCGGGGAAGACGCTTGCGCTCTTTCCGAATCGCCTGGCGAATGTGCGTGCCAACTACGAACACCCGTACATCGGCTTGTCGGCGCACATCTATCACGTCGGACCCATTTTCATCGACAACTCCAACGAGGACGCATCGCTCATCGACGCGCGCACAGTCTTCAACCTCCGCGGTGAAGCGAAGCTGCAGAAACTGGTCGGCTGGCCCGGCGTGAGCGCGTATATCCATGTCAACAACGTGTTCGATGCCGAATATGAAGCCGGCGGATACTGGGACGGCGACTACCTCTTTATCCCGGCGGCGAAGCGGAACTTTTTCGCGGGACTGCGCGCGGTCCTGTGA